The Streptomyces sp. NBC_00236 DNA window TTCGAGGCGGTCGAGGAACTGATCGGCGAACAGTCCGATCTCGAGAAGAAGCTCGCGGACCCGTCGGTCCACGCCGACCAGGCCAACGCGCGCAAGCTCAACAAGCGCTACGCCGAGCTGACCCCGATCGTCGCCACGTACCGCTCCTGGAAGCAGACCGGTGACGACATCGTGACGGCCCGCGAGTTCGCCGCCGACGACCCCGACTTCGCCGCCGAGGTCAAGGACCTCGAGAAGGAGCGCGAGGAGCTCACCGAGAAGCTCCGCCTCCTGCTCGTACCCCGTGACCCCAGTGACGACAAGGACGTGCTCCTGGAGATCAAGGCGGGCGCGGGCGGCGACGAGTCCGCTCTGTTCGCCGGCGACCTGCTGCGCATGTACCTGCGCTACGCCGAGCGCGTGGGCTGGAAGACCGAGATCATCGACTCCACCGAGTCCGAGCTCGGCGGCTACAAGGACGTCCAGGTCGCCGTGAAGACCAAGGGCGGCAACGGGGCCACCGAGCCGGGCCAGGGCGTCTGGGCCCGGATGAAGTACGAGGGCGGCGTGCACCGTGTGCAGCGCGTGCCCTCCACCGAGTCCCAGGGCCGCATCCACACCTCCGCGGCCGGTGTGCTCGTCACGCCCGAGGCCGAGGAGGTCGACGTCGAGATCCACGCCAACGATCTCCGTATCGACGTGTACCGCTCCTCCGGCCCCGGCGGCCAGTCCGTCAACACCACGGACTCCGCGGTCCGCATCACGCACCTGCCCACCGGTGTCGTCGCCTCCTGCCAGAACGAGAAGAGCCAGCTCCAGAACAA harbors:
- the prfA gene encoding peptide chain release factor 1 encodes the protein MFEAVEELIGEQSDLEKKLADPSVHADQANARKLNKRYAELTPIVATYRSWKQTGDDIVTAREFAADDPDFAAEVKDLEKEREELTEKLRLLLVPRDPSDDKDVLLEIKAGAGGDESALFAGDLLRMYLRYAERVGWKTEIIDSTESELGGYKDVQVAVKTKGGNGATEPGQGVWARMKYEGGVHRVQRVPSTESQGRIHTSAAGVLVTPEAEEVDVEIHANDLRIDVYRSSGPGGQSVNTTDSAVRITHLPTGVVASCQNEKSQLQNKEQAMRILRSRLLAAAQEAAEQEASDVRRSQVRTVDRSEKIRTYNFPENRISDHRVGFKAYNLDQVLDGDLDAVIQACVDADSAAKLAAA